In Rhodamnia argentea isolate NSW1041297 chromosome 4, ASM2092103v1, whole genome shotgun sequence, the following proteins share a genomic window:
- the LOC115756786 gene encoding NDR1/HIN1-like protein 6, whose amino-acid sequence MTDRVYPTAKPPAAAATTNGAAATAAANGTPTTAGPATTKPQLYRPYRPQPPKRRRRRRCSLCCCCFWTILVLLFVALLAAIAGAALYVLYHPHRPAFSLSSLRTSALNLTTAPDGSASRLTTLFNLTLISKNPNAHTFTFFYDPFTVSLSSSPGSVPLANGSLPPLASYPKNQTTLRTVVSGSWDDVDAGSVASLRSDLRRKGGLALKIRVETKVRVMADGRKSKKVGIRVVCDGVKGVAPPGDKNATAVANVADSKCKVDVLIKIWRFTF is encoded by the coding sequence ATGACGGACAGAGTCTACCCAACAGCCAAACCCCCCGCCGCAGCCGCCACCACCAACGGCGCCgctgccaccgccgccgccaacggTACTCCCACAACCGCCGGCCCCGCCACCACCAAGCCCCAGCTCTACCGCCCGTATCGCCCGCAGCCCCCCaagcgccgccgccgccgccgttgcagcctctgctgctgctgcttctggaCGATCCTGGTCCTCCTCTTCGTCGCCCTCCTCGCCGCCATAGCCGGCGCCGCCCTCTACGTCCTCTACCACCCCCACCGCCCCGCCTTCTCCCTATCCTCCCTCCGCACCAGCGCCCTCAACCTCACCACCGCCCCCGACGGCTCCGCCTCCCGCCTCACCACCCTCTTCAACCTCACCCTCATCTCCAAGAACCCCAACGCCCACACCTTCACCTTCTTCTACGACCCATTCACCGTCTCCCTCTCCTCGTCCCCGGGCTCCGTCCCCTTGGCCAACGGCTCGCTCCCTCCGCTCGCGAGCTACCCGAAGAACCAGACGACCCTGAGGACGGTCGTGTCGGGGAGCTGGGACGACGTTGACGCCGGGTCGGTCGCTTCCCTGAGGTCGGATCTGAGGAGGAAGGGCGGGTTGGCTCTGAAAATCCGGGTGGAGACGAAGGTGAGGGTGATGGCGGATGGGCGGAAGAGCAAGAAGGTCGGGATCAGAGTCGTTTGCGACGGGGTCAAGGGAGTGGCGCCGCCGGGGGACAAGAACGCGACGGCCGTCGCTAATGTGGCTGACTCCAAGTGCAAGGTGGATGTCCTGATCAAGATCTGGAGGTTCACTTTCTGA